DNA from Plasmodium yoelii strain 17X genome assembly, chromosome: 13:
AATATTAAAGTGTTGAAAGAGTTATACTTGGGTATACTGGTGTTTACTCGATCAAATGCGTTGTGCTATGCTTAGGATATTTGTATATGCAAGTCCTCTCTCTTTTTGATCGTTGGCAAAGTCGGTAGAATTGCCAGAATCATAAATCtacgaaaaaaatggataaatacataaaattGTCAATATTTTGTGTGtgaatatcataaaatatatgaattataaagTAGATTTTcgataaatattaaaatgagaaaaaaattattattttttgatattgctTACAGCGTTGATATAAGTAACATCAACTTTATCTTTGTCCCCTGTTTTAATTACAAATCCGGCTATGTTAGTACCCAATTTGGCTAATGCTTCCTCAGCATCAATGTCAGTTTGGATTGGTTGTGTATTTACTAACATTTCTTTCATATCAGTTTCACCATCAATTTGACCGAGATAATTTAGAGCTCTTGAAGGACAAAGAATTATAATTGTGTCATTTGAATGCTACAAAATGaatggataaaaaaatatatgtattgtgtaaattaatttataatatgtataataatatgaataatgaaaaaaaaaatggctTACTTTATAATTTGCGGCTaaagcatatttttttatgaggGGTGTATAATTAGGATCTGTGTTAAGTTTTTCAACCATGACTAAATATTTGGAGTATACACGAACAGGATTTCCTAAAAAGATGATTATTTTGGAGATATAAATGAAAGATGCGTAAATAGTGATAAGGAGATATTAAATTgattgattattttttatgtaccaTTAATAAACTTGCCACCAGAGTTGTTGTTATCATCGAAATCCCAGAGGTCTTTTAATAAGTTAGAGtactaatgaaaaaaaaatatcgatatatataataatgattatttaatttaaagtTATTTTTACATGTTAAATATTGTTTGGTATTTGATACGTTAGAGGTAGATGGGATCGTAAGATGAAGTCTTCCAATATccatatttccaattttctTAGAATATATAGTTTTGTCTCCATTTTCTGTAGAATAAGACGAATAATCGTCTATACCAGTCTTAgaaagttttattaaaagttCTGAAGCTTCCATTATATGATTTATTgctaataaaatttcatcaATGTCTGTACATGCCAAGTTTGTGGATTCCTCAAATCTTTGATTCGAAATATTATTGGCGAAAGTGAGATTATTTTAATGGGTAAAAACAGAGAAagaaatgaatttataaatgtgATTTAGAATATTTAATGATTATGAAGGAATGTGTTTGAGGAATAtggatatttatattatatgtaaataCTTTTCGATATTTCCATACACTGTTTTTTGGTGTGTGGGACTGGCCTTAATAGTAACATCTGAAGTATGTTCGCTTGCAAATGCTACATTTTGTGTATATCCTGCGAGACTTAAAAGTGTCAAAGCAATCTTAATATATcctttattcatttttggaTTTTataagtaaaatattttagaaaGTGTAAAAATAGGTTATATAAGTAGGTTTGAAATAGAAGGAAAAGAATGTGCAcggaatttataaaaaattaatacttaaaaataaaaaataaatttatatattatttaaacggAAAATTATTTAGATGGGAAATTATTTAGATGGGAAATTATTAAATGtgaaattattaaatgtgaaattatttaaatgaattCATTGCAAGGGAAGAAAAATAGCGCACACAAATTATAAAGCAcacaaaatattatgattttAAGGGATCAGGGCTCAaggttatattgaattatatatatcataatacgttcattttatgaatatttttatttaacgaaactgcttatttttattctccgtttatgttttatttaatagtATAATTTTCCAACGTAGTGTTACAATGGtaggaaaataaataaactgttatcttatattgtttatatttatgttatattttattttttatatgaatggATATGAAATAGTTTTTTAAAGCAAACAATGTTTTAgttagtttattataatatgcataaaatatattggtATTATATGGTTTAAAtatcaatataaaaaaatattacacatAATGTAACATTTGTATTAATCATTTTGATCACCTCATTAATTCCATTACAATAAATGGTATTAAGATCAAATACCacttacaaataaaaatatatgtcaTGATACTATTGGGAATAAACAATAAGTCGTGATGCTACTGGGAATAAACAATAAATCACGGTTTATTTCCactataaagaaaatataattattatatggagaatatgttttttatggTAACAAATGGGGAAATATCGGAAAACAAAAAGTTGTTTCAATGGTGTATCGGAATTAAATCATTCTAAAGGAAGGATGCGGATATGTATATGTTCTGAATtgcaatataaaatattgacacattttaataaatccAATATAtgattacatatatatatgggatatacaaattaaaataaaatgttacaAAAAAGGGagatttataatataaagatACTTAAATGTCTCGAATTATTGACATTTGTTTAACTATATCAATTATATCAATTTTTACAGAGTGTGGGATATACTTGAATTTTTggtttattttcataatatgaCATAAAAATAGATAATATGAATCAGTAACTACAATACGATATTGGTGGGTACTATGTTTCGGTATAATTATATGGTGATGGTGTAGTTTTATTATCTGATATTGTGTTTGTGTTTTCGCGTGGAACAGTTAAGGGTTTTGTTTCACTGTTGAATGATTGTTTTTTAGTAATTTCATTCTTTTGATAATGGATTACACCAAACGTAGTACCAAATGTTAATGCTAATGTTGCAAATAAAGTGGATATAACTGCAgctttgttatttttaacttttttaataaacgacttattagcattttttttattctgtTAATAATTTCTGGGTCTGCTTCAGCATAATTATTAAATCCTGGGGTTAATACATTTATTGCCAATAAAAAGgcaacaaaatataatacttttgttaatttaatttttgcataattaagtaaaaaaattataataaatgtataaagaaaattaatGTAATTATAAGAGTTTattataagataaaaaataaaatccaataaataatattaagataggaatatttaatatttttggcaattaaaaaatgtccAGGGTCCCGATTTAAAaggtatataattttaaataagtctGATATATTTCgtacattattataaatatagtgATGTAATATctataaagaaaattataatataattataattaaaatttctgtatattttgattaaaaAAGGATGGAATTAATCAATATATTTGGTATATGATGGaattttgtatttaaatttttgttGTATTTTTTGCTCTGTGATTAAGATGTGTAAAAATAGAGGTGATGTAGTGTTTAAGTGTTATAGGTGTGATAATATATGTTTGTGaaatgagaaaaataaaaagtcaATAGAGTAATTAAATTATGACTTAAGATTTGGGGATGATGATAAATCGGTAATTCCGTGAATATGtttttatacaatttgtACAATTtataccattttttttattggtTGTATTTACTGTTATAGTGTAGTGATTTATTTGtgggatatatatattttatatgattttaaTAGAAATAGTATATTTGATGCTGtatattatgaaatatatttataaacagAATGATTATATACCaatctataaaaaaaaaatatttttacaaaaaagtGGTAAATAAAATCaggaatattattaaataaaatttaaaattggAGAAGTATAACAATACGAAACcatttaaatgtaaatagCAACGATGGTTAATGTTTTCATTATATGTTtgtatttattcatataaaaaaaatatatgtatctaatattttattatttgaatttatatttattagtttgtCATATATAagttcataaaatattagaaTCGCAACACTAAATATttaatgtattataaattacATTCAAAATGGTGTATTCTTTATAGAAAGGTTGCTATTTAtttgaacaaaaaaataatatttatatccataaatggttttaatgaatatatcgGAATTTATTACAACaatacatttataaattcTATAGAAAGTGGAAAAagttaataaatgaaataaattatgttttttatagaaatataatttattcataaattttaGAACACAAAACTaacaaatattaatattttggGAATAAATATCAAGTTATAAACATTATTTAAACTACATATATTagtttatttaataaataaagataaaaatgaaagtcagtattttaaaatttgtttttttttcaattattatttgtttttttgaatatgcCCAAAATGTAAGTTACagattattttcatttattattaataatatttcattatagtTTTCGTACCTATTGTTTTACATTAatcttatattattatttgatgTATTGGTAAAACATTTAAGTTaaacaattaaaattaattacacacatgttaataaatatttcatttcttttcAGGAATTATACTATATAAATGAAAGGAACATATGTTTTGAAATGAATGTAACAAATTTTAGGAATAATAGGATATTAGCAGATGGAGATAAccaatttaatttatatgaattttatgAATCAACTTCGAGTGTTGAAAATCAATTTAATGACAACGATAATGATGACGAAAAAACGATATCTATTCGAAATACTATAGATTTACATGTAAAGAAGGATAAAAAAAGTAAGAAATtactttatttaaaaaatgtaaataaaaaaaggaaaaaattaattcatGAACATCACAAAGAAATAGAAGAAACAGAAAAAGAgattgataatataaataataataaattagcaATAGAAcctatagaaaataattatgtttCAGAAGAAGACTTTAAACAATTGGAAAATGAAGGAAATATTGTGGTGAGTGAGGATTATGAGAACGATTCAAGTATCGAAGacgaattaaataataaactaGAGTTAAACAAAATGTTCAACGGATTAATGAAGAGGGTGATGTTGTTGAATATGCTTTTTTTTGTGTTGTCGATAAACGAATGGGTTGAaattgtatttattattatgagtGTAGCCCTTtcatttgaaatattttttagattttaTCAATAcgttaaattatattttaaagtatataaaacatccctcaaaaaaaaaaaatcaagatAGGGagtctttattattatgttttgtTATACTTTttcaaatgaataaaaataatatatttaatatttgatGTTAcatattgatatatatatattatataaagtgATTACATATCTATCTATGGAGAGCATAGATTATTTGGATTTGATAAACAAGTTCAAAGACGATATTTAAGAgaacaaataaagaaaatgaaccatcatatatgattcgaagagtagtGGTTATTCcaggaataataataatgattgatatGTGTTAAGGACGTGTCTATTTTTGAAGATAATTTTTAAAGATAATCAATAAGATATAATATTACATATgtatagtatatatttttgtactgtttttgtataatttttatatagtttttatgttgtggaacccatattcgggttagggttaagtgatatattgcatttaattttttataattttttataatttgataacatttattagtttaaagattttttttaaatatatttaggaaataaattattaaaatatgtaaaggATAGTTAGATTTTTTATGATTTCTATTCAGTCTAAATATGTAAGAAAAAATGACTATGAAAAGGAacaataaagaaatatattttgataaattatatgatttgGATTTTGTGTTAGTATAACTTAATGGTAAATGTGTTGaattatgtatttttatgttttattgttaaattaggagtaaatatatttaagaaCTCTTCTTATACTGTATCATAATTtcctattatataagaaGTGTTAATTGGAGTTTAAGATTATATTGCGGTATAGGTAGGACAATATATAGACATTTGGTTTATTTGATTGATAGTTGTGCTTATTAAAAGTTATTATTTGATTCCccatttatttgaatttaatatatgattcgtaCCTGAAATGGAAAGATGGTTtgtatatgcatgtataaaattataataaaacagGTTTTAATGCGTTGTTTatgttataatttaaaatagacatcagtttatttttaatatcaattaaataaattgttaCGATTATAATAGACAATCAAAAATGTGGATATACATTTAagttatatttatacatacagtattttatatttgagTGGATAAAACTATATGATAAGTATATTGACATACAATTAATTACTAACAAGTTTTAAgttttatgataataataaaagtaggaaagataaatttttaacaataaaaaaagtgatcAAATTAGTATAAAGGGGAATAAAACAGAAAATGTAATTGAATTATAGCATTGATTTCGtcacaaaattaaatacattgaatatatttaatacaaAAGGAATGAGAAATTACAtactaaataataatttttaaaacgaaaaaaatggatatatataataattattatttaatttgaagttatttttatatattaaatattgtttgGTATTTGATAGGTTAAAGGGAGATGAGATGAAATCTTCTAATATCTATATTTCCAAGTTTCTTAGAATATATAGTTGTGTTTTCATCTTCTGGAGAATAATCGTCTATAGGAGTCTCAgaaagttttattaaaagtttTGAAGCTTCTATTTCATGATTTATAGCTGCTGGAATTTCATAAATGTCATAACATACCAAGTTTCTGTATTCCTCAAATCTTGGATTCGAAATATTATTGGTGAAAGTGagattatttttaatgcatAAAAGGAAagaaatgaatttataaaatggaagttagaatatataatgatTATGAATTGGTTTGAGGAATAtggatatttatattatatgtaaatatttttcgatattttcatacatattatttttttggtcAGGGGTTCTGAGATTAGCAAGATTTGGAGGAGGGTTAGTTGGAAGTGTGTTATTGGTGGGATATAGAAGCaatgttaaaataaaaaaaacggtCTTAATGTAAGTGTTATTAATTGTTGGATTTGATAAGTacaatgttttaaaaattgtaaaaacaGGTTATATAAGTAGATTTAAGATAGAAGCAAAAGGATATCCAaggaatttataaaaaataacgtACACAAGTTATAGAGCAACCcaaatattatgatattaattttgataatatgttatatgttcattttatgaatattttcattctacatttatgttttatttaatagtATAATTTCCCAACGTGGTGTTACAATGGcaggaaaataaataaactgTTATCTTATATTGTTTacatttatgttatattttattttttctatgaaTGTATATGAAATAGTTTTTTAAAGCAAACACTGTTTTAgttagtttattataatgttcacatatatgtgtataaaatatattggcATTATATGGtttaaataacaatataaaaaatgattacatCAACGTAACATTTATATTGAATAATTCTGACCATcttattaatttcattactataaataatattaaaatcaaACATCacttacaaataaaaataaatgtcatGATAGTATTTGGAATAAATAATCGTTTAAATATATGGGATATCCCCCCAAATTTTAGCATACATATGATGTCTAtgtttataaacaaaaaagggTGATAAGTATTAAAGGAATATGACAAATAAAAGATCTTCAAAAGTTATAGCAGTTCTATTTTAGTATTcacaaaattaatacatacatatacatcCTAACATTAAAAGagataaacaaattatatacaaaGAAAAAGACATTCTCAAATCAAAAAATCATTTTATGATGGTAATTTAAAGCAAACATTATGCATGGAAataaatcattttattaacataaatcTTCTAATATCACGGtggtgaaaaatatatggttATTTATGAGGGAAAAAGTAATATAAAGGTTTTccaataatacatttttgttAAATGGAACCATGTTCATCAttctaagaaaaaaaacacaaatggatgattatataaaatgtttaaattttttgcaaattataaatatgtacatttatttaaaaccatatttttttaacaattgttgaaataaattattatattattaaaatatgtataccGTTTACAGAGTTGATATAAGTGATATAAACACGgccgttttttttttcaacaatATATCCATTTAAGTTAACGAACATTTTTTGTAATCTTCCATTTCTAATATCATCTTCAGAATCAATGTCAGCTTTGAATGAATTCGGATTTTCTATAATTGTGTTTCGAAATAATTTCACATTTTTACGGTTgtgatcatttatatttgctgAAGCCATGACAATTATAGTTTTGTTTTCTGAtatctacaaaattaataaaaatatattgcataAATTATTGTGAATAATATGAGAATTACGATTTATAACGAAATAGAGAGAACCTTTTGcttactttaaaatttgcagctaaagcataaaaatatttctgaCGCCCCAAACGATGACTTTTGGAACGTTGTTGTATCATTACTAAATTTGGATTGTATACACGGACAATTTTTCctaaaaacatattataaaattgcatagatataattaaaatatgatgGTTTTGAAGATATGGGAAAgaataaatagtaacaataatatgttaatttgggtaattatttatgttttgtatACTTTTAACCGAGCCTTCATACAACAAATTGCTACTATCGGGATCCCAAAACATGTTTATTAATTCATTATACTAATGGAAACAAAGAGaagtatatgtatataaattataataattttttaatttcaatttgGTTTATAACTTTTGATGTTGTTCGTTAATTGATACCTTATTCGGATTACCAACTGTATATTCAACTTTTTTAACAACTGTATGACCttgatgtttttttttataaaaataaatattgtaatcataataaaaatcatataatttataaccATCTTTACTTGTAGCATGATATTCTAAATGGTTTAAAgctttattcatatatatgtacgCTTGTATAGTTTCTTTGGGATCGTTACGTAATAGGTgcttgtttttttcatatatttcttctGAACTATcattgataaaaatgaacatatttttaatgcgtataaaaataaaggtattgtatttataacatttttgcAAAGACatacatttaatattttcataatgaaatatgtaatatatattatatatattgttgtaTTTTCTTACGTAAGATAACGTTTTGTTGATTTGggttttgcatatttttttgatttggGTTTTGTATCTGTTTTTAATTGGGgtattgtatatttttctaGATCAAGCTCAGTTTCATGggttttattattcacaCATAGGAAGAtgattaaaagaaaaaaaacaatttgaatataaaatttattcattttggaactttacaaacaaaatattaaaatatatattagtatttttttaattaaaaattaactCGAAAcagaacaaatataattaaaattgaagcaaataattttctcaaataaagcataaaaaacaaatatttattttaaaaaatacaaattattatttaaaagtcAAATTTGTATGCTTTTATCAGATTTATAagtctaatatattttttatttaaataattcaaccACAAAACGACATCAATAAAAGAATctttcataaataatgaatatgaaaaataaataactttaattatataattgatatttttaaatatagcattatgaatacatatattttatatttttatgattgaTCAAActcaatttaaaatttacaaaacAGTTCATTACGTATGGAAATACACATATACTtacattaataaataaaatatcatagtactataaatattatattaaataattaatttaatatgagAAATGCAGTTAAttctattattactaatactactataataacaatattttttacttcataataataatattatgataattacacatttgtgatttttttatctcttttattacaaattttactaaataaaatttttggagcaaaattgttaattttataaaaattatttattgatAGTAATATCGACACccatgtttttttataaatgaatacaattataattttccttttaataataaaacatagtattataaagttaaaaaatatacaaataaaatatgaagtaaaatatgaaataaaatataaaaataaaataatgaaacacAAAATTGTAAAgtcaagaaatatatttatataattaatttagtttttaattctaatatCCTTGATGTAGAGATGTTCATGTATTATGGGTCAAGGTTATGTTTATGAGTTATGGTTCGGGGATAttgtaatttaattttttataattttataatattaggGATTTGTAGATGTTGATTAAAGGGGTTCCAATGTGCCAATGTTCCAATGTTCCAGGGTTTAGAGTTCAGAGTTTAGggttattttaaattatatatatcataaaatgctcatgttataaatatttttatttaatgaaaatgattatttttattctaaatttatgttttatttaatagtATAATTTCCCAACGGGGTGTTACAATGgtaagaaaataaataaactattatcttatattgtttatatttatgttatattttattttttctattcaTGGATATAAAATAGTTTTTTAAAGCAAATAATGTTTTAgttagtttattataatggGCATAAAATAGATTGGTATTATATGGtttaaataacaatataaaaaatgattacatCAACGTAACATTTGTATTGAATCATTATGATCACTTCATTAATTCCATTACAATAATGGTATTAAGATCAAATACCacttacaaataaaaatatatgtcaTGATAGTATTTGGAATAAAAAATCGTTTAAATATATGGGATATCCCCACAGATTTTAGCATATATATGATGTCCATGtttgtaaacaaaaaaaggTGATAGGTATTAAATGAAAGGGATATGACAAATAAAAGATCttcataaattataacagttttatttgtattattcaaaaaattaatatatatagatgcattataatattaaaagacaaaaaaaatatataaactttttaaaaacggaaaaatatgttttatgatggtaatttaaataaataccattcatgaaaataaattgttttattaacataaattCTCTAATATACAGTactgaaaaatatatttaaatacacGTTTATTTATGAGGTGACAAATAATCTAAAGCTTTTCCAATAATACTTGTTTGTTAAGTGAAACCATGCTCATCATTCtaagaaaaaaacataaatggatgattatataaaatgtttaaatttttttgcaaattataaatatgtacatttattaaaaactGTATTGTTTTAACAATTGtcgaaataaattattatattattaaaatatgtatactgCTCATAGATTCGATATAGATGATATAAATACGGTCCTTTCTTTTTTCAACAATGTATCCAATTAAGTTaacaaacattttttttatttttccatttctaATATCATCTTCAGAATCAATTTCAGCTTCGAATAAATTTGCACTTtctactattttattttcaaaatattttttatttttacggttgtgatcaattatatttgttgaaGCCATGACAATCATAGTTTTGTTTTCTGAtatctacaaaattaataaaagtgtatttgaataatacgaaaaatatgatttataaCGAAATAGGAGAGGAAAGCTTTTCTTACTTTAAATTTTGCAGCtaaagcataaaaatatttacgaTGAGACCACGGCCATCTTTTGCAACGTTGTTGTATCATTACTAAATTTGGACTGTACACACGGacaattttttctaaaatagatattataaaattgcatagatataattaaaatatgatgatTTTGAAGATACGGGAGAgaataaatagtaacaataatatgttaatttgggtaattatttatgttttgtatACTTTTAACCGATcctttatataaaaaattgtcaCTATCGGGATCCCATAACTCGTTTAGTAGTTCATTATACTAATGGAATCAAAGagaaataaatgttataatcattttttaatttcaatttggtttataaattttaatgttGTTCGTTAATTGATACCTTATTTGgatcataaattatatattcagCTTTTAGAATTTTTGTATTATCtcgatgtttttttttataaaaaactatattcTTAGAAGGATTTGCACAACACCTTTTATAACCTTTACTTGTAGCATGATGTtctaattgttttaaagcgTCATTCATAAATTTGCACGcatttatagttttttcgGTATCGGTATATAATAGGTGCttgtttttttgatatatttcttttgtattatcatagctaaaaatgaacatatttttaatgtgtacaaaaataaagttattgtatttatattatagcATTGTTGTAAAGACatacatttaatattttcataatgaaatatgtaatatatattatagtattttcttACGCAGGATACGATTTTTTTGATTCGGATTTTGTATCTTTTTTTGGAACAAGCTCA
Protein-coding regions in this window:
- a CDS encoding fam-a protein, with the translated sequence MNKGYIKIALTLLSLAGYTQNVAFASEHTSDVTIKASPTHQKTVFEESTNLACTDIDEILLAINHIMEASELLIKLSKTGIDDYSSYSTENGDKTIYSKKIGNMDIGRLHLTIPSTSNYSNLLKDLWDFDDNNNSGGKFINGNPVRVYSKYLVMVEKLNTDPNYTPLIKKYALAANYKHSNDTIIILCPSRALNYLGQIDGETDMKEMLVNTQPIQTDIDAEEALAKLGTNIAGFVIKTGDKDKVDVTYINAIYDSGNSTDFANDQKERGLAYTNILSIAQRI
- a CDS encoding fam-b protein, with translation MKVSILKFVFFSIIICFFEYAQNELYYINERNICFEMNVTNFRNNRILADGDNQFNLYEFYESTSSVENQFNDNDNDDEKTISIRNTIDLHVKKDKKSKKLLYLKNVNKKRKKLIHEHHKEIEETEKEIDNINNNKLAIEPIENNYVSEEDFKQLENEGNIVVSEDYENDSSIEDELNNKLELNKMFNGLMKRVMLLNMLFFVLSINEWVEIVFIIMSVALSFEIFFRFYQYVKLYFKVYKTSLKKKKSR
- a CDS encoding fam-a protein; translated protein: MNKFYIQIVFFLLIIFLCVNNKTHETELDLEKYTIPQLKTDTKPKSKKYAKPKSTKRYLTSEEIYEKNKHLLRNDPKETIQAYIYMNKALNHLEYHATSKDGYKLYDFYYDYNIYFYKKKHQGHTVVKKVEYTVGNPNKYNELINMFWDPDSSNLLYEGSVKRKIVRVYNPNLVMIQQRSKSHRLGRQKYFYALAANFKISENKTIIVMASANINDHNRKNVKLFRNTIIENPNSFKADIDSEDDIRNGRLQKMFVNLNGYIVEKKNGRVYITYINSNDEHGSI
- a CDS encoding fam-a protein produces the protein MNKFYIQIVFFLLIIPLYVNNKTLATELVPKKDTKSESKKSYPAYDNTKEIYQKNKHLLYTDTEKTINACKFMNDALKQLEHHATSKGYKRCCANPSKNIVFYKKKHRDNTKILKAEYIIYDPNKYNELLNELWDPDSDNFLYKGSVKKKIVRVYSPNLVMIQQRCKRWPWSHRKYFYALAAKFKISENKTMIVMASTNIIDHNRKNKKYFENKIVESANLFEAEIDSEDDIRNGKIKKMFVNLIGYIVEKRKDRIYIIYIESMSSIHILII